The Streptomyces albofaciens JCM 4342 genome has a segment encoding these proteins:
- a CDS encoding class III extradiol dioxygenase subunit B-like domain-containing protein yields the protein MLVAAAVCPCPPVLVPEVASGAAPELDGLRAAALDAVGVLAAARPDRLVVVGPAEQAGRGPHGQGAVGSFRGFGVDLDVSLGAAETPPERPLPPSLSVGAWLLARTDWADAPVEGLGVGEPLAGDRCAQVGREIAASAERVALLVMGDGSACRTVKAPGYYDERAEAFDAAVARALGAADTEALAGLDAELASELKASGRVCWQVLAGAAEGAGLRGELLREEAPYGVGYFVAAWS from the coding sequence ATGCTTGTCGCCGCCGCCGTCTGCCCGTGTCCGCCGGTCCTCGTCCCGGAAGTCGCCTCCGGAGCCGCACCCGAGCTGGACGGCCTGCGGGCCGCCGCGCTCGACGCGGTCGGCGTGCTCGCCGCGGCCCGGCCGGACCGGCTGGTCGTCGTCGGCCCCGCCGAACAGGCGGGCCGCGGACCGCACGGACAGGGCGCGGTGGGCTCCTTCCGCGGCTTCGGCGTGGACCTGGACGTGAGCCTGGGTGCCGCCGAGACACCCCCGGAGCGGCCGCTGCCGCCGTCGCTGTCGGTCGGCGCCTGGCTGCTGGCCCGTACGGACTGGGCGGACGCGCCGGTCGAGGGGCTGGGCGTCGGGGAGCCGCTGGCCGGCGACCGCTGCGCGCAGGTCGGCCGGGAGATCGCGGCGTCGGCGGAGCGGGTCGCCCTGCTGGTCATGGGCGACGGCAGCGCTTGCCGGACGGTGAAGGCGCCGGGTTACTACGACGAGCGGGCCGAGGCCTTCGACGCGGCCGTGGCGCGCGCTCTGGGGGCCGCGGACACCGAGGCCCTGGCCGGTCTGGACGCGGAGCTGGCGAGCGAGCTGAAGGCGTCGGGGCGGGTTTGCTGGCAGGTCCTGGCGGGCGCCGCGGAGGGCGCCGGGCTGCGCGGCGAGCTGCTGCGCGAGGAGGCTCCCTACGGGGTGGGGTATTTCGTGGCGGCCTGGTCGTGA
- a CDS encoding TAXI family TRAP transporter solute-binding subunit: MVSVLPRTGGRRALLAAAAALVALGLLLWWLLPLGGPPTPSGQVTLTTGVRSGVYARYGELLKQDLGRDLPRVDVRLVNSAGSLDNLDQLANGHAQFGIATADAVAEQQRLHPGAGARLRACARLYDDYIALVVPAGSPVRSARDLRGLRVGVGGDGSGVQLVTRHLLKAAGVDFGQDIEAVRVGIDRMPKLLEEKELDAFFWSGGLPTSAVQQVARRMPVRLVQLGDLVPALHRQGETSRHYRAAVMPADAYPQVQNGQAIKTVAVANLLVTTDREDPVLVEAITRTVIRSRDRIGTEVHAAQKVDLRTAVFTDPLPLHEGARRYYVSEKP; encoded by the coding sequence ATGGTTTCCGTACTCCCCCGCACCGGCGGCCGCCGGGCGCTGCTCGCGGCCGCCGCCGCGCTGGTCGCGCTGGGTCTGCTGCTGTGGTGGCTGCTGCCGCTGGGCGGCCCGCCCACGCCGTCCGGGCAGGTGACGCTGACGACCGGGGTGCGGTCCGGGGTGTACGCGCGGTACGGCGAGCTGCTCAAGCAGGATCTGGGCCGGGACCTGCCGCGGGTCGACGTACGGCTGGTGAACAGCGCGGGATCGCTGGACAACCTGGACCAACTGGCGAACGGCCACGCCCAGTTCGGGATAGCGACCGCGGACGCGGTGGCCGAGCAGCAGCGCCTCCACCCGGGGGCGGGAGCCCGGCTGCGGGCCTGCGCGCGGCTGTACGACGACTACATCGCGCTGGTGGTACCGGCCGGCTCCCCCGTCCGCTCGGCCCGGGACCTGCGAGGGCTACGGGTCGGCGTGGGCGGGGACGGCTCGGGCGTCCAGCTGGTCACCCGGCATCTGCTGAAGGCGGCCGGGGTGGATTTCGGCCAGGACATCGAGGCGGTGCGGGTCGGCATCGACCGGATGCCGAAGCTGCTGGAGGAGAAGGAGCTGGACGCCTTCTTCTGGTCGGGCGGGCTGCCCACCTCGGCCGTGCAGCAGGTGGCCCGGCGGATGCCGGTACGGCTCGTCCAGCTCGGCGACCTGGTCCCGGCGCTGCACCGGCAGGGCGAGACGTCCCGCCACTACCGGGCGGCCGTGATGCCGGCCGACGCCTATCCGCAGGTGCAGAACGGGCAGGCGATCAAGACGGTCGCGGTCGCGAATCTGCTGGTGACCACCGACCGCGAGGACCCGGTTCTGGTCGAGGCGATCACCCGGACCGTCATAAGGAGCCGGGACCGGATCGGCACGGAGGTGCACGCCGCGCAGAAGGTGGATCTGCGGACCGCGGTGTTCACCGATCCGCTGCCGCTGCACGAGGGCGCGCGGCGGTACTACGTGTCGGAGAAGCCGTAG
- a CDS encoding antitoxin, giving the protein MGLLDNLKSTSGPLRDRAGDLAQQHGDRIEQGLDRAARAVDEKTGGRHSRQAGTGAGKAKDALGRTAGEPRRPDGGGPGSRGPAS; this is encoded by the coding sequence ATGGGCCTGCTGGACAACCTCAAGAGCACGTCCGGTCCGCTCAGGGACCGGGCCGGTGATCTCGCGCAGCAGCACGGGGACCGGATCGAGCAGGGCCTCGACAGGGCCGCACGGGCGGTCGACGAGAAGACCGGGGGCAGGCACAGCCGTCAGGCCGGGACCGGCGCCGGCAAGGCGAAGGACGCCCTGGGCCGGACGGCCGGGGAACCCCGCCGGCCCGACGGCGGCGGCCCCGGCTCGCGGGGCCCGGCTTCCTGA
- a CDS encoding cold-shock protein: MATGTVKWFNSEKGFGFIEQDGGGPDVFAHYSNIQAQGFRELLEGQKVNFDVTQGPKGPQAENIIPA, encoded by the coding sequence ATGGCCACCGGCACCGTGAAGTGGTTCAACTCGGAAAAGGGCTTCGGCTTCATCGAGCAGGACGGCGGCGGCCCCGACGTCTTCGCCCACTACTCGAACATTCAGGCCCAGGGCTTCCGTGAGCTCCTGGAAGGCCAGAAGGTCAACTTCGACGTGACCCAGGGCCCGAAGGGCCCGCAGGCGGAGAACATCATCCCCGCCTGA
- the miaA gene encoding tRNA (adenosine(37)-N6)-dimethylallyltransferase MiaA has product MNTAVPAPRVIAVVGPTAAGKSDLGVALARHLGGEVVNADSMQLYRGMDIGTAKLTVPERQGVPHHLLDIWDVTRAANVAEYQRLARAEIDRLLAEGRTPVLVGGSGLYVRGAIDALDFPGTDPEVRARLEAELAEQGSGALHARLAAADPEAARAILASNGRRIVRALEVIEITGRPFTANLPGHEAVYDTVQIGVDVARPELDERIARRVDRMWEEGLVDEVRRLEGEGLREGRTASRALGYQQVLAQLAGECTEQEARDETVRATKRFARRQDSWFRRDPRVHWLSGAAADRAELPERALALVAPPVTA; this is encoded by the coding sequence GTGAACACCGCAGTTCCCGCACCCCGGGTCATCGCCGTCGTCGGTCCCACCGCGGCCGGAAAGTCCGATCTGGGCGTAGCCCTCGCCCGCCACCTCGGCGGCGAGGTCGTCAACGCCGACTCCATGCAGCTCTACCGCGGAATGGACATCGGCACCGCCAAGCTGACGGTGCCCGAGCGCCAGGGCGTCCCGCACCACCTCCTGGACATCTGGGACGTCACCCGCGCGGCGAACGTCGCCGAGTACCAGCGGCTGGCTCGCGCCGAGATCGACCGGCTGCTCGCCGAGGGCCGCACGCCCGTCCTCGTGGGCGGCTCCGGCCTGTACGTACGCGGTGCCATCGACGCCCTCGACTTCCCCGGGACCGACCCCGAGGTGCGGGCCCGCCTGGAGGCCGAGCTGGCCGAGCAGGGCAGCGGCGCCCTGCACGCCCGGCTCGCCGCCGCCGACCCCGAGGCCGCCCGCGCCATCCTGGCGAGCAACGGGCGCCGCATCGTGCGCGCCCTGGAGGTCATCGAGATCACCGGACGCCCCTTCACCGCCAACCTCCCGGGACACGAGGCGGTCTACGACACCGTCCAGATCGGCGTCGACGTGGCCCGCCCCGAGCTGGACGAGCGCATCGCCCGCCGGGTGGACCGGATGTGGGAGGAGGGCCTGGTGGACGAGGTGCGGCGGCTGGAGGGCGAGGGGCTGCGCGAGGGCCGTACCGCCTCCCGGGCCCTCGGCTACCAGCAGGTGCTCGCCCAGCTCGCGGGGGAGTGCACGGAACAGGAGGCACGGGACGAAACGGTCCGGGCCACCAAGCGCTTCGCGCGCCGCCAGGACTCCTGGTTCCGCCGGGACCCCCGGGTCCACT
- a CDS encoding gliding motility protein — protein sequence MGVFSRFRRRKDEASTEEAAATTVTAEGDESAGRSTEAAAQAEQEGAGTDATPSAEEAGEAAAAEGVEIPKQQSAEEAADSEAGEGARK from the coding sequence ATGGGCGTGTTTTCACGGTTTCGTCGCCGTAAGGACGAAGCGTCGACGGAGGAGGCCGCCGCCACGACGGTGACGGCGGAGGGCGACGAGTCGGCGGGCCGCTCCACCGAGGCCGCCGCGCAGGCGGAGCAGGAGGGGGCGGGTACGGACGCGACCCCGTCCGCGGAAGAGGCCGGTGAGGCCGCTGCCGCCGAGGGTGTCGAGATCCCCAAGCAGCAGTCGGCCGAGGAGGCCGCCGACAGCGAGGCCGGGGAAGGCGCCCGCAAGTAG
- a CDS encoding glutamate ABC transporter substrate-binding protein: MRIRKTAAAGAVVLALAATATACGGESGTAGDKASGGEVYSGTYPVNDKAKVDSPAWKEAKKAGKITIGAKADQPYLGFQDTTGKRTGFDIEIAKMIAAELGFSEKQIEFKTVDSNVRETAISKGQVDYYVGTYTINDERKKQIDFAGPYYTAGADLLVRRDDKSITGPDTVKGKKVCSIVGSTPLQEIKKPKYGATTTELAKYSLCVKQLLDGQVDAVTTDDAILKGYAAERPSKLRVVGKPFTKEPYGVGLRKGDKALRDAITDALEKHIKNGDYKKAYEGTLGKSGTSFVAPSTPLPRD; the protein is encoded by the coding sequence ATGAGGATTCGTAAGACGGCCGCGGCGGGTGCGGTGGTGCTCGCGCTGGCGGCGACGGCGACCGCATGCGGCGGCGAGTCGGGCACGGCCGGCGACAAGGCGTCCGGCGGCGAGGTCTACAGCGGGACGTACCCGGTCAACGACAAGGCGAAGGTCGACTCGCCGGCCTGGAAGGAAGCCAAGAAGGCCGGGAAGATCACCATCGGCGCCAAGGCCGACCAGCCCTACCTCGGCTTCCAGGACACCACCGGCAAGCGCACCGGCTTCGACATCGAGATCGCCAAGATGATCGCCGCCGAACTGGGCTTCTCCGAGAAGCAGATCGAGTTCAAGACGGTCGACTCCAACGTCCGTGAGACCGCGATCTCCAAGGGCCAGGTCGACTACTACGTCGGCACGTACACGATCAACGACGAGCGCAAGAAGCAGATCGACTTCGCGGGCCCGTACTACACCGCGGGCGCGGACCTCCTGGTGCGCAGGGACGACAAGTCCATCACCGGGCCGGACACCGTCAAGGGCAAGAAGGTCTGCTCGATCGTCGGCTCCACCCCGCTCCAGGAGATCAAGAAGCCGAAGTACGGGGCGACCACCACCGAACTGGCCAAGTACTCGCTGTGCGTCAAGCAGCTCCTCGACGGCCAGGTGGACGCGGTCACCACGGACGACGCGATCCTCAAGGGCTACGCGGCCGAGCGGCCCTCGAAGCTGCGGGTCGTCGGCAAGCCGTTCACCAAGGAGCCGTACGGCGTCGGCCTGCGGAAGGGTGACAAGGCCCTGCGGGACGCGATCACCGACGCGCTGGAGAAGCACATCAAGAACGGCGACTACAAGAAGGCGTACGAAGGCACCCTCGGCAAGTCCGGGACCAGCTTCGTCGCGCCGTCGACGCCGCTGCCGCGCGACTGA
- a CDS encoding DEAD/DEAH box helicase, with product MTRASADGARTGRCGPRPYAYASVRAVGRTARGRTPVPAVPRPHGTLPATEGLSVTRATAPRQSAAPKTSARTSPQPPAVSFDELPLAPALQTALRAQGVTEPFPIQAATLPATLAGRDVLGRGRTGSGKTLAFGLAMLSRTAGRRAESKSPLALVLVPTRELATQVTEALAPYAAAVGLRTTTVVGGTSINRQIAALRKGAEILVATPGRLADLLDRRACTLAQVAVTVLDEADQMTDMGFLPQVTRLMEKVDPDGQRMLFSATLDRNVDKLVRRFLTDPVTHSVDPSAATVTTMEHHVLYVEDTDKRAAATEIAARDGRVIMFVDTKRGADRLTKHLLSQGVRAAALHGGKSQPQRTRTLEQFRTGRATALIATNVAARGIHIDGLDLVVNVDPPTEAKDYLHRGGRTARAGESGTVVTLVTPGQRRDMSRLMARAKITPGTARVRPGDSELIRITGARSPSGQPVVLDVPAQQERPKTTGAGGGGGRRRRPRRGGSGGSGGSAGSAAGAANGARPARRPARGPKGPRTPRTPQS from the coding sequence CTGACGCGCGCGTCCGCGGACGGGGCCCGCACCGGCCGGTGCGGGCCCCGTCCGTATGCGTACGCGTCCGTACGCGCCGTCGGCCGTACGGCCCGCGGGCGCACACCCGTACCCGCGGTCCCGAGACCGCACGGCACCCTCCCCGCCACAGAAGGGCTTTCAGTGACCCGAGCGACCGCACCGCGACAGAGCGCCGCACCGAAGACGTCCGCGCGGACGTCACCCCAGCCGCCCGCCGTCTCCTTCGACGAGCTGCCGCTGGCACCGGCCCTCCAGACCGCGCTGCGCGCGCAGGGCGTCACCGAGCCGTTCCCCATCCAGGCCGCGACGCTGCCCGCCACCCTCGCGGGCCGGGACGTCCTGGGCCGCGGCCGGACCGGCTCCGGCAAGACCCTCGCCTTCGGGCTGGCGATGCTCAGCCGTACGGCCGGACGCCGCGCCGAGAGCAAGAGCCCGCTGGCGCTGGTACTGGTGCCCACCCGCGAACTGGCCACCCAGGTCACCGAGGCGCTCGCCCCGTACGCCGCGGCGGTGGGCCTGCGTACCACCACGGTCGTCGGCGGCACCTCGATCAACCGCCAGATCGCCGCGCTGCGCAAGGGCGCCGAGATCCTGGTCGCCACCCCGGGCCGGCTCGCCGACCTGCTGGACCGCCGCGCCTGCACCCTCGCCCAGGTCGCCGTCACGGTCCTGGACGAGGCCGACCAGATGACCGACATGGGCTTTCTGCCGCAGGTCACCCGCCTGATGGAGAAGGTCGACCCGGACGGCCAGCGGATGCTGTTCTCCGCGACGCTGGACCGCAACGTCGACAAGCTCGTCCGCCGGTTCCTGACCGACCCCGTCACCCACTCCGTGGACCCGTCGGCCGCGACGGTCACCACCATGGAGCACCACGTGCTGTACGTGGAGGACACCGACAAGCGTGCCGCCGCGACCGAGATCGCCGCCCGCGACGGCCGCGTGATCATGTTCGTGGACACCAAGCGCGGCGCCGACCGGCTCACCAAGCACCTGCTGTCCCAGGGTGTACGGGCCGCGGCGCTGCACGGCGGCAAGTCCCAGCCGCAGCGCACCCGCACCCTGGAGCAGTTCCGCACCGGCCGGGCCACCGCGCTGATCGCCACCAACGTCGCCGCCCGCGGCATCCACATCGACGGCCTCGACCTGGTGGTCAACGTCGACCCGCCGACCGAGGCCAAGGACTATCTGCACCGCGGCGGCCGGACCGCGCGGGCCGGCGAGTCCGGCACCGTCGTCACCCTGGTCACGCCCGGCCAGCGCCGGGACATGAGCCGGCTGATGGCCCGCGCGAAGATCACCCCCGGTACGGCACGGGTCCGGCCGGGCGACAGCGAACTGATACGCATCACGGGCGCGCGGAGCCCGTCCGGACAGCCGGTGGTGCTCGACGTGCCCGCGCAGCAGGAGCGGCCGAAGACGACGGGCGCCGGCGGTGGCGGCGGACGGCGGCGGCGTCCGCGCCGGGGCGGCTCCGGTGGCTCCGGCGGCTCGGCGGGCAGCGCGGCGGGCGCCGCGAACGGCGCCCGCCCGGCCCGGCGCCCCGCCCGCGGCCCGAAGGGACCGCGCACCCCGCGGACGCCCCAGTCCTGA
- a CDS encoding sensor histidine kinase — translation MRTRLLPLLIVLLAGVLLALGFPLAGITATVEQQRVVVDRIDDAARFASLAQYVTARPGAGRGTPDEEDERQSMLGAELRRYHELYGIRAGVFFRDGTPMAAAPAGWRVPEEGEGARAFSEALAGRRSHDPRQILPWESGGRIPVASPVIRDGDVVAVVFTDSPTGRMRSRILHGWLLIAAGEFLAMLVAVAAAFRLTGWVLRPVRILDAVSHDIATGRMNSRVAPASGPPELRRLARSFNEMADNVEDVLEQQRAFVADASHQLRNPLSALLLRIELLALELPDGNPEIASVRTEGKRLARVLDDLLDLALAEHAAADLQLTDVAALAAERVDSWRPLADDKGVLLSYEGQRAVTGWADPVALSSALDALVDNALKFTPAGERVTVGVAPDGERVRITVRDHGPGLTEDELARIGDRFWRSGRHQNVSGSGLGLSITRALLAAGGATLSFAPHRPHGLEVTVDLPRTAP, via the coding sequence GTGCGCACCCGACTCCTCCCGCTCCTGATCGTCCTGCTGGCCGGCGTGCTGCTCGCGCTCGGCTTCCCGCTCGCCGGCATCACCGCCACCGTCGAACAGCAGCGGGTGGTCGTCGACCGGATCGACGACGCGGCGCGCTTCGCCTCCCTGGCGCAGTACGTCACCGCCCGCCCCGGCGCCGGCCGCGGAACCCCCGACGAGGAGGACGAGCGGCAGTCCATGCTCGGCGCCGAGCTGCGGCGCTACCACGAGCTGTACGGCATCCGCGCGGGCGTCTTCTTCCGCGACGGGACGCCCATGGCGGCGGCTCCCGCCGGCTGGCGCGTACCGGAGGAGGGGGAGGGCGCGCGGGCCTTCAGCGAAGCGCTGGCGGGCCGCCGCAGCCACGACCCCCGCCAGATCCTGCCCTGGGAGAGCGGCGGCCGCATCCCCGTCGCCTCGCCCGTCATCCGGGACGGCGACGTGGTGGCCGTGGTCTTCACCGACTCGCCCACCGGGCGGATGCGCTCGCGCATCCTGCACGGCTGGCTGCTGATCGCGGCCGGGGAGTTCCTGGCCATGCTCGTCGCGGTGGCCGCCGCCTTCCGGCTCACCGGCTGGGTGCTGCGCCCGGTGCGCATCCTGGACGCGGTGAGCCACGACATCGCGACCGGCCGGATGAACTCCCGGGTCGCCCCGGCCTCCGGACCGCCGGAACTGCGCCGCCTGGCCCGCTCGTTCAACGAGATGGCCGACAACGTCGAAGACGTGCTGGAGCAGCAGCGCGCCTTCGTCGCCGACGCCTCCCACCAGCTGCGCAACCCGCTCTCCGCGCTGCTGCTGCGCATCGAGCTGCTCGCCCTGGAGCTCCCCGACGGCAACCCGGAGATCGCCTCCGTCCGTACGGAGGGCAAGCGCCTCGCCCGGGTCCTGGACGACCTGCTGGACCTGGCGCTCGCCGAACACGCCGCCGCCGACCTCCAGCTCACCGACGTCGCCGCGCTGGCCGCCGAACGCGTCGACTCCTGGCGCCCGCTGGCCGACGACAAGGGGGTGCTGCTGTCCTACGAGGGGCAGCGGGCCGTCACGGGCTGGGCGGACCCGGTCGCCCTCTCCAGCGCCCTGGACGCACTGGTCGACAACGCCCTGAAGTTCACGCCCGCCGGGGAGCGGGTCACCGTCGGCGTGGCACCGGACGGCGAACGCGTACGGATCACCGTCCGCGACCACGGGCCCGGCCTCACCGAGGACGAACTGGCCCGTATCGGCGACCGCTTCTGGCGCAGCGGACGCCACCAGAACGTCTCCGGTTCCGGCCTGGGCCTGTCGATCACCCGCGCGTTGCTGGCCGCCGGGGGCGCCACCCTCTCCTTCGCGCCCCACCGGCCGCACGGGCTGGAGGTGACCGTGGACCTGCCGCGCACCGCGCCCTGA
- a CDS encoding amino acid ABC transporter ATP-binding protein, protein MSEVSVTKSDKGPAPAGDPLVVLDNVNKHFGALHVLQDIDLTIRRGEVVVVIGPSGSGKSTLCRTINRLETVDSGSIAIDGKPLPQEGRELARLRADVGMVFQSFNLFAHKTVLENVMLGQTKVRRTDKKAAEEKARALLDRVGVGTQADKYPAQLSGGQQQRVAIARALAMDPKVMLFDEPTSALDPEMINEVLEVMQQLARDGMTMVVVTHEMGFARSAANRVVFMADGRIVEEAEPNQFFNNPRSDRAKDFLSKILHH, encoded by the coding sequence ATGAGCGAAGTATCGGTGACCAAGAGCGACAAGGGTCCCGCACCGGCGGGTGACCCGCTGGTCGTGCTGGACAACGTGAACAAGCACTTCGGCGCGCTGCACGTGCTCCAGGACATCGACCTGACCATCCGGCGCGGTGAGGTGGTCGTGGTGATCGGACCCTCCGGGTCCGGCAAATCGACCCTGTGCCGCACGATCAACCGGCTGGAGACCGTCGACTCCGGTTCCATAGCGATCGACGGCAAGCCGCTGCCGCAGGAGGGGCGCGAGCTGGCCCGGCTCCGCGCCGACGTGGGCATGGTCTTCCAGTCCTTCAACCTCTTCGCGCACAAGACGGTGCTGGAGAACGTGATGCTGGGCCAGACCAAGGTCCGCCGCACGGACAAGAAGGCGGCCGAGGAGAAGGCCCGGGCCCTGCTGGACCGGGTGGGGGTCGGCACCCAGGCGGACAAGTACCCCGCCCAGCTGTCCGGTGGGCAGCAGCAGCGGGTGGCGATCGCCCGGGCCCTGGCGATGGACCCGAAGGTCATGCTTTTCGACGAGCCGACCTCCGCCCTCGACCCGGAGATGATCAACGAGGTGCTGGAGGTCATGCAGCAGCTCGCCCGGGACGGCATGACGATGGTCGTGGTCACCCACGAGATGGGCTTCGCCCGCTCGGCGGCCAACCGCGTCGTCTTCATGGCGGACGGCCGGATCGTCGAAGAGGCCGAGCCGAACCAGTTCTTCAACAACCCGCGCAGCGACCGGGCCAAGGACTTCCTCTCGAAGATCCTCCACCACTGA
- a CDS encoding response regulator transcription factor, producing MRLLLVEDDDHVAAALSAVLSRHGFDVSHARSGEEALQALLPGDRDPFGVVLLDLGLPDQDGFEVCGRIRRISATPVIMVTARADVRSRIHGLNLGADDYVVKPYDTGELLARIHAVSRRRTSAPSPGGEPPATEGTPREALRLGAVTIELPTRQVAVGGAAVPLTRKEFDLLALLAQRPGVVFRREQIISEVWRTSWEGTGRTLEVHIASLRAKLGMPALIETVRGVGYRLVAPPAAVSPAGPAS from the coding sequence GTGCGGCTGCTGCTCGTGGAGGACGACGACCATGTCGCGGCCGCCCTGTCCGCGGTGCTGTCCCGGCACGGCTTCGACGTCAGCCACGCGCGCAGCGGCGAGGAGGCGCTGCAGGCCCTGCTCCCCGGCGACCGGGACCCCTTCGGGGTGGTCCTGCTCGACCTCGGCCTGCCCGACCAGGACGGCTTCGAGGTCTGTGGCCGGATCCGGCGCATCAGCGCCACCCCGGTGATCATGGTGACCGCGCGGGCGGACGTACGCTCGCGGATCCACGGCCTGAACCTCGGTGCGGACGACTACGTGGTCAAGCCGTACGACACCGGCGAACTGCTCGCCCGTATCCACGCCGTCAGCCGGCGCCGCACCTCCGCGCCGTCCCCCGGCGGCGAGCCGCCCGCCACCGAGGGCACGCCGCGCGAGGCGCTGCGGCTGGGCGCCGTCACCATCGAACTGCCCACCCGCCAGGTGGCCGTGGGCGGCGCCGCCGTACCGCTCACCCGCAAGGAGTTCGACCTGCTCGCCCTGCTCGCGCAGCGGCCCGGCGTGGTCTTCCGGCGGGAGCAGATCATCAGCGAGGTGTGGCGCACCAGCTGGGAGGGGACCGGCCGGACGCTGGAGGTGCACATCGCCTCGCTGCGCGCGAAGCTGGGCATGCCCGCGCTGATCGAGACGGTGCGCGGGGTCGGCTACCGGCTCGTGGCGCCGCCCGCCGCCGTGTCACCGGCCGGCCCCGCCTCCTGA
- the miaB gene encoding tRNA (N6-isopentenyl adenosine(37)-C2)-methylthiotransferase MiaB, translating into MSAKTYEVRTYGCQMNVHDSERLSGLLEDAGYVPAPKDAEGADVVVFNTCAVRENADNRLYGNLGQLAPKKAARPGMQIAVGGCLAQKDRDTIVKKAPWVDVVFGTHNIGKLPVLLERARVQEEAQVEIAESLEAFPSTLPTRRESAYAAWVSISVGCNNTCTFCIVPALRGKEKDRRPGDILAEIEALVDEGVSEITLLGQNVNAYGSDIGDREAFSKLLRACGKIEGLERVRFTSPHPRDFTDDVIAAMAETPNVMPQLHMPLQSGSDTVLKAMRRSYRQERFLGIIEKVRAAMPDAAISTDIIVGFPGETEEDFEQTLHVVRESRFAQAFTFQYSKRPGTPAAEMDGQIPKEVVQARYERLVALQEEISWEENKKQVGRTLEVMVAEGEGRKDDATRRLSGRAPDNRLVHFTRPEEPVRPGDMVTVEITYAAPHHLLAEGPVQAVRRTRAGDAWEKRNAAPAAKPAGVMLGLPTIGAPAPSPAPAAGCGCD; encoded by the coding sequence ATGAGTGCGAAGACATACGAGGTGCGCACCTACGGGTGCCAGATGAACGTCCACGACTCCGAGCGGCTCTCGGGCCTGCTGGAGGACGCCGGATACGTCCCTGCGCCCAAGGACGCCGAAGGGGCCGATGTCGTCGTCTTCAACACCTGCGCGGTGCGGGAGAACGCCGACAACCGGCTCTACGGCAACCTCGGCCAGCTCGCGCCCAAGAAGGCCGCGCGCCCGGGCATGCAGATCGCCGTCGGCGGCTGCCTGGCCCAGAAGGACCGCGACACCATCGTCAAGAAGGCCCCCTGGGTCGACGTGGTCTTCGGGACGCACAACATCGGCAAACTGCCGGTCCTCCTGGAGCGCGCCCGCGTCCAGGAAGAGGCCCAGGTGGAGATCGCCGAGTCGCTGGAGGCGTTCCCCTCCACCCTGCCCACCCGCCGCGAGAGCGCCTACGCGGCGTGGGTCTCCATCTCGGTCGGCTGCAACAACACCTGCACCTTCTGCATCGTGCCCGCCCTGCGCGGCAAGGAGAAGGACCGCCGCCCCGGCGACATCCTCGCCGAGATCGAGGCACTGGTCGACGAGGGCGTCTCCGAGATCACCCTGCTCGGCCAGAACGTCAACGCCTACGGCTCCGACATCGGCGACCGCGAGGCGTTCAGCAAGCTGCTGCGCGCCTGCGGGAAGATCGAGGGCCTGGAGCGGGTCCGCTTCACCTCGCCGCACCCCCGCGACTTCACCGACGACGTGATCGCCGCCATGGCCGAGACGCCCAACGTGATGCCGCAGCTCCACATGCCGCTGCAGTCCGGCTCGGACACCGTCCTGAAGGCGATGCGCCGCTCGTACCGCCAGGAGCGCTTCCTCGGCATCATCGAGAAGGTGCGCGCCGCGATGCCGGACGCCGCCATCTCCACGGACATCATCGTCGGCTTCCCCGGCGAGACCGAGGAGGACTTCGAGCAGACTCTCCACGTCGTCCGCGAGTCCCGCTTCGCGCAGGCCTTCACCTTCCAGTACTCCAAGCGCCCGGGCACCCCGGCCGCCGAGATGGACGGCCAGATCCCCAAGGAGGTCGTCCAGGCGCGCTACGAGCGGCTGGTCGCCCTCCAGGAGGAGATCTCCTGGGAGGAGAACAAGAAGCAGGTCGGCCGCACCCTGGAGGTCATGGTCGCCGAGGGCGAGGGGCGCAAGGACGACGCCACGCGCCGCCTGTCCGGCCGCGCGCCCGACAACCGCCTGGTGCACTTCACCCGCCCCGAGGAGCCGGTGCGCCCCGGCGACATGGTGACCGTCGAGATCACCTACGCCGCCCCGCACCACCTGCTCGCCGAGGGCCCCGTCCAGGCCGTCCGCCGTACGCGCGCGGGCGACGCCTGGGAGAAGCGCAACGCCGCCCCGGCCGCCAAGCCGGCGGGCGTCATGCTGGGCCTGCCGACGATCGGCGCCCCGGCGCCTAGCCCGGCCCCGGCCGCGGGCTGCGGCTGCGACTGA